One region of Streptomyces leeuwenhoekii genomic DNA includes:
- a CDS encoding ABC transporter permease, which produces MSPLTEPAARPGPPAGTGPTDGTAAASGPLAEAAPGYRPGRTLPLRVELVRQLGRRRTLIMGAILAALPFVLLVAFAIGGEPDGPGDRVTLMDTATASGANFAAVSLFVSAGFLLVIPVALFCGDTVASEANWSSLRYLLAAPVPRARLLVSKLAVGLGLSLAAMVLLPLVALAVGTVAYGWGPLELPTGGSLDPGTAAGRLAVVVAYLFVSQWVTAGLAFWLSTRTDAPLGAVGGAVGLTIAGNVLDAVTALGHWREFLPAHWQFAWADAVQPRPEWSGMIQGAALSLTYALVLFALAFRGFARKDVVS; this is translated from the coding sequence ATGAGCCCGCTGACCGAGCCCGCCGCGCGCCCCGGCCCGCCCGCGGGCACCGGCCCCACGGACGGCACGGCGGCCGCCTCGGGGCCCCTCGCCGAGGCCGCCCCCGGTTACCGGCCGGGCCGCACCCTGCCGCTGCGGGTCGAGCTGGTCCGCCAACTGGGGCGCCGCCGCACGCTGATCATGGGGGCGATCCTCGCGGCCCTCCCCTTCGTCCTGCTGGTCGCCTTCGCGATCGGCGGCGAGCCGGACGGGCCCGGCGACCGGGTGACGCTGATGGACACGGCGACCGCGTCCGGCGCCAACTTCGCCGCCGTCAGCCTCTTCGTCTCCGCCGGCTTCCTCCTGGTCATCCCCGTCGCCCTGTTCTGCGGCGACACCGTCGCCTCGGAGGCGAACTGGTCCTCCCTGCGCTATCTGCTGGCCGCCCCGGTGCCGCGCGCCCGGCTGCTGGTGTCCAAGCTCGCCGTCGGGCTCGGCCTCAGCCTGGCCGCGATGGTGCTGCTGCCGCTGGTCGCGCTCGCCGTCGGCACGGTCGCCTACGGCTGGGGCCCCCTGGAGCTCCCCACCGGCGGCTCGCTCGACCCGGGGACGGCGGCGGGGCGGCTGGCCGTGGTCGTGGCGTACCTCTTCGTCTCCCAGTGGGTCACCGCCGGGCTCGCGTTCTGGCTGTCGACGAGGACCGACGCCCCGCTCGGCGCGGTGGGCGGCGCGGTCGGCCTGACCATCGCCGGCAATGTGCTGGACGCCGTCACCGCCCTCGGCCACTGGCGCGAGTTCCTGCCCGCGCACTGGCAGTTCGCCTGGGCCGACGCCGTCCAGCCGCGCCCGGAGTGGTCCGGCATGATCCAGGGAGCGGCGCTCTCCCTCACCTACGCGCTGGTGCTGTTCGCCCTGGCCTTCCGCGGTTTCGCCCGCAAGGACGTGGTGTCCTGA
- a CDS encoding AMP-dependent synthetase/ligase — protein MGVRKELKRARQRGDLAARSRPEIVRDGGGTVREVRTAPLAPRPRTGSTADIPFTNAAEDPGAVVLRRERAGTWQPVTAAEFAREVTAVAKGLIAAGLEPGGRVAVMSRTRYEWTLLDFAIWAAGGQTVPVYPTSSAEQVEWIVRDSGAGHVVTETAEHTATVLTGTAGHPGPPRTWQLDAGAIADLTALGRGLPDEEVTKRRTALTPDTVATICYTSGTTGRPKGCVLTHANLHAEAANTVELLHPVFKAVTGRTASTLLFLPLAHILGRTLQIACLAARIELGHCPSIKPAELRPALKSFRPSFLVGVPYLFEKIHDTGRATAEKLGRGASFDRAHRVAVRFGEAHLARFLGTGKGPGPGLYAAWALYDLLVYRRVRKELGGRTRYAISGGSPLDRDLNLFFYAAGIVVYEGYGLTETTAAATLVPPLAPRPGTVGLPVPGTAVRIADDGEVHIKGGIVFGSYRNDPEATDAVLDDGWFATGDLGSLDEDGYLTITGRKKDLLVTSGGKNVSPAVLEDRLRSRPPVAQCVVVGDNRPFVAALITLDPEAVAHWLAVRKLPAGTPMSEVIRDPRMRADVQKAVDHANEAVSRAESIRAFALVEGEFTEENGLLTPSLKVKRQAVATAYAAEIEALYAPGR, from the coding sequence ATGGGCGTACGCAAGGAGCTGAAACGGGCGAGGCAGCGCGGCGACCTGGCCGCCCGGTCCCGCCCCGAGATCGTCCGGGACGGCGGCGGCACCGTGCGCGAGGTCCGCACCGCCCCCCTCGCGCCCCGCCCCCGCACCGGCAGCACGGCCGACATCCCCTTCACCAACGCCGCCGAGGACCCCGGTGCCGTGGTCCTGCGCCGGGAGCGCGCCGGCACCTGGCAGCCGGTGACCGCCGCCGAGTTCGCCCGCGAAGTGACCGCCGTCGCCAAGGGGCTGATCGCCGCCGGTCTCGAACCGGGCGGCCGGGTCGCCGTGATGTCCCGCACCCGCTACGAGTGGACGCTCCTGGACTTCGCGATCTGGGCCGCCGGCGGGCAGACCGTCCCCGTCTACCCCACCTCCTCCGCCGAGCAGGTGGAGTGGATCGTCCGCGACTCCGGTGCCGGCCACGTGGTCACCGAGACCGCCGAGCACACCGCCACCGTCCTGACCGGCACGGCCGGCCACCCCGGCCCGCCGCGCACCTGGCAGCTCGACGCGGGCGCGATCGCCGACCTCACCGCCCTCGGCCGGGGCCTGCCCGACGAGGAGGTCACCAAGCGCCGTACCGCGCTGACCCCCGACACCGTGGCCACCATCTGCTACACCTCGGGCACCACCGGCCGCCCCAAGGGCTGTGTGCTGACCCACGCCAACCTGCACGCCGAGGCCGCCAACACCGTCGAGCTGCTCCACCCCGTCTTCAAGGCGGTCACCGGCCGGACGGCCTCCACCCTCCTCTTCCTCCCCCTCGCCCACATCCTCGGCCGCACCCTCCAGATCGCCTGCCTGGCGGCCCGGATCGAGCTGGGCCACTGCCCGAGCATCAAGCCCGCCGAACTCCGCCCGGCGCTGAAGTCGTTCCGCCCGTCCTTCCTCGTCGGCGTCCCCTACCTCTTCGAGAAGATCCACGACACCGGCCGCGCCACCGCCGAGAAGCTGGGCCGCGGCGCCTCCTTCGACCGCGCGCACCGCGTCGCCGTCCGCTTCGGCGAGGCGCACCTGGCCAGGTTCCTCGGCACCGGCAAGGGCCCCGGCCCCGGTCTGTACGCCGCCTGGGCCCTGTACGACCTGCTGGTCTACCGCCGCGTCCGCAAGGAGCTCGGCGGCCGGACGCGTTACGCCATCAGCGGCGGCTCCCCGCTCGACCGCGACCTGAACCTGTTCTTCTACGCCGCCGGGATCGTCGTCTACGAGGGGTACGGGCTGACCGAGACCACCGCCGCCGCCACCCTCGTCCCGCCCCTCGCGCCACGCCCCGGTACGGTCGGCCTCCCGGTCCCCGGCACGGCGGTGCGCATCGCGGACGACGGCGAGGTGCACATCAAGGGCGGCATCGTCTTCGGTTCCTACCGGAACGACCCCGAGGCCACGGACGCGGTCCTCGACGACGGCTGGTTCGCCACCGGCGACCTGGGCTCCCTCGACGAGGACGGCTACCTCACCATCACCGGCCGCAAGAAGGACCTCCTCGTCACCTCCGGCGGCAAGAACGTCTCCCCGGCCGTCCTGGAGGACCGCCTGCGCAGCCGCCCGCCGGTCGCCCAGTGCGTCGTCGTCGGCGACAACCGCCCCTTCGTCGCCGCCCTGATCACCCTCGACCCGGAGGCCGTCGCCCACTGGCTGGCCGTCCGCAAGCTGCCGGCCGGCACCCCGATGTCCGAGGTGATCCGGGACCCGCGGATGCGCGCCGATGTCCAGAAGGCCGTCGACCACGCCAACGAGGCCGTCTCCCGCGCCGAGTCGATCCGCGCCTTCGCCCTGGTCGAGGGCGAATTCACGGAGGAGAACGGGCTGCTGACCCCGTCGCTGAAGGTCAAGCGCCAGGCGGTGGCGACGGCGTACGCCGCGGAGATAGAAGCGCTCTACGCGCCCGGCCGCTGA
- a CDS encoding chaplin codes for MTAEKGKSMKRSAAVVTGTVVALGGSAAPAFADAVAEGAATGSSGGLTGQVVQVPVHIPINVCGNTVNGVGLLNPAYGNKCTND; via the coding sequence ATGACCGCAGAGAAGGGGAAGTCCATGAAGAGGAGCGCCGCAGTCGTCACGGGCACGGTCGTCGCCCTGGGCGGCTCTGCCGCCCCGGCCTTCGCCGACGCGGTGGCCGAGGGCGCCGCCACCGGTTCGTCAGGTGGCCTGACCGGCCAAGTCGTGCAGGTCCCGGTACACATTCCGATCAATGTGTGCGGTAACACCGTGAACGGCGTCGGCCTCCTGAATCCGGCGTACGGCAACAAGTGCACCAACGACTGA
- a CDS encoding chaplin, translated as MNVPGASSGNTVQAPDHAPADPCGDTAHATDVLDTVFGDACADEPEETSADHDPEPERDPDSHDSGPGDVVSELLGQAQAVASADEGSRSTVQITDEESGLFCGALADAMSTLSLVTCADEDGGYGDDGYGDGGYGDGATPPVDHTPKETPPPADDKVTPPAEVKPPAADVEPPADDEDPPSLAETGAGALLSTAAVSTVLLAGGAVLYRRGRRTMPRQ; from the coding sequence ATGAATGTGCCGGGCGCCTCGTCCGGCAACACCGTCCAGGCCCCGGACCACGCGCCGGCGGACCCGTGCGGCGACACGGCCCACGCGACCGACGTGCTGGACACGGTGTTCGGCGACGCGTGCGCCGACGAGCCGGAGGAAACCTCCGCCGACCACGACCCGGAGCCCGAGCGGGACCCGGACAGTCACGACTCCGGACCCGGCGACGTGGTGTCCGAACTCCTCGGGCAGGCCCAGGCCGTGGCCTCGGCCGACGAAGGCTCGCGCAGCACCGTGCAGATCACCGACGAGGAGTCGGGGCTGTTCTGCGGCGCCCTGGCCGACGCGATGAGCACGCTGAGCCTGGTCACCTGTGCCGACGAGGACGGCGGTTACGGCGACGACGGTTACGGCGACGGCGGTTACGGCGACGGGGCGACGCCCCCCGTGGACCACACGCCGAAGGAGACCCCGCCGCCCGCCGACGACAAGGTGACGCCGCCGGCGGAGGTGAAGCCCCCGGCGGCCGACGTGGAGCCGCCCGCCGACGACGAGGACCCGCCGTCGCTGGCCGAGACGGGCGCCGGTGCGCTCCTGTCCACCGCGGCCGTGAGCACCGTGCTTCTCGCCGGCGGAGCGGTGCTGTACCGCCGCGGGCGGCGCACGATGCCGCGCCAGTAG
- a CDS encoding glycoside hydrolase family 26 protein gives MSPQQPRARSGRLAFVAASVAASAVLAAGPGFAAGAGPARAAAPLAPAVAGPAADPVPGTPAIPAAPPVPQLTQAPPAANEPKDPKDPRDPKDPKDPRDPKDPKDPRDPRDPRDPGDPKDPKDPKDPKDPRERTPAFGAYLHYGSPGVTRMDELSRWLGGAELRVGHTYLPGDRWSNIAGAPGFLDEWARWRNGKPDRIFVLNVPMLERNEEGVPDDEVRRLLRAGAAGRFDHHFRALGERLVRLNAPDTVIVLGWEMNGITYTHRCGPDPAAWKTYWNRIVTTMRSVPGQKFRFDFAPSRGRDAIPWTECYPGNDTVDIIGMDAYDQPRGMSFDEQVAEPYGLRAHVEFAKAHGKPISYPEWGLFRNGDNAAYVQGMLAWMDEHQALYHTLTDYCPHGVWQCDRNPRSAAAYRAVLSARTGDPGAPPAPVPAPAPLPVPTPAPAPQPSRPATGCSSLSLGGWVERWLVGALCTRLDRWSRDG, from the coding sequence ATGTCCCCACAGCAGCCACGGGCGCGGTCCGGCCGGCTGGCGTTCGTCGCGGCGTCGGTCGCGGCGTCGGCCGTGCTGGCCGCGGGCCCGGGATTCGCGGCGGGCGCGGGCCCGGCCCGGGCCGCCGCGCCGCTCGCCCCGGCCGTGGCCGGGCCCGCGGCGGACCCGGTCCCCGGGACGCCCGCCATCCCTGCGGCACCACCGGTTCCGCAGCTCACCCAGGCCCCACCGGCCGCGAACGAGCCGAAGGACCCCAAGGACCCGAGAGACCCCAAGGACCCCAAGGACCCGAGAGACCCGAAGGACCCGAAGGACCCCAGGGACCCCAGGGACCCCAGGGACCCCGGAGACCCGAAGGACCCGAAGGACCCGAAGGACCCCAAGGACCCGAGAGAGCGGACCCCCGCCTTCGGCGCCTACCTCCACTACGGCTCGCCCGGTGTGACCCGGATGGACGAGCTCAGCCGCTGGCTGGGCGGGGCCGAGCTGCGCGTCGGCCACACCTACCTCCCGGGCGACCGTTGGAGCAACATCGCGGGCGCCCCCGGCTTCCTCGACGAGTGGGCCCGGTGGCGGAACGGGAAGCCCGACCGGATCTTCGTCCTCAACGTGCCGATGCTGGAGCGCAACGAGGAGGGCGTCCCGGACGACGAGGTGCGCCGGCTGCTGCGCGCGGGCGCCGCCGGCCGGTTCGATCACCACTTCCGGGCTCTCGGCGAGCGGCTGGTCCGGCTGAACGCGCCCGACACGGTGATCGTGCTCGGCTGGGAGATGAACGGCATCACGTACACCCATCGCTGCGGGCCGGACCCGGCGGCCTGGAAGACGTACTGGAACAGGATCGTCACCACCATGCGTTCGGTGCCGGGCCAGAAATTCCGGTTCGACTTCGCGCCGAGCCGCGGCCGGGACGCCATTCCGTGGACGGAGTGCTATCCGGGGAACGACACCGTCGACATCATCGGCATGGACGCGTACGACCAGCCGCGCGGCATGTCCTTCGACGAACAGGTGGCGGAGCCCTACGGACTCCGGGCGCACGTCGAATTCGCGAAAGCCCACGGCAAGCCCATTTCCTATCCTGAATGGGGCCTCTTTCGCAACGGTGACAACGCCGCATACGTGCAGGGAATGCTCGCATGGATGGACGAGCACCAAGCCCTTTACCACACGCTGACGGATTACTGCCCGCACGGTGTGTGGCAGTGCGACCGGAATCCCCGGTCCGCCGCGGCCTACCGGGCCGTCCTCTCCGCCCGCACCGGCGACCCCGGCGCGCCGCCGGCCCCGGTCCCCGCCCCCGCTCCGCTCCCCGTCCCCACGCCGGCCCCGGCTCCGCAGCCGAGCCGGCCCGCGACCGGCTGCTCGTCGCTGAGCCTGGGCGGCTGGGTCGAGCGCTGGCTGGTCGGCGCGCTCTGCACGCGTCTGGACCGGTGGTCGCGCGACGGGTGA
- a CDS encoding GNAT family N-acetyltransferase, with translation MRYPAYTTELVTGERAFAALAPEWSRLYRRCATATPFQSHAWLHSWWLSYGRRGRLRLVLVREGGELAAAAPLMRVRRPLPALVPLGGCLSDYGDVLVDDEHGDAAVAALTEALYAAARTALVDLREVRPGGAAERVHDRWRGPRRRLGDSLCLELPAVPMAELVARLPSAKAQQRVRAKLRKLDALGVKSRAVLPEEVDAALGRLLELHRLQWQGRKVTGEHLKPRFREHLVRAVGPMVRSGDAVVTEFRMADEVVAVDVTLRSPALAGGYLYGAHPRLRECRADVAVMLLDACGRHVTGGERAGGTLSLLRGNEPYKHHWRPEPVVNQRLLLARRRTAPLLAAAAGGDAARRRGKVALRRWRERGGGGGP, from the coding sequence GTGAGGTACCCGGCGTACACCACCGAACTGGTCACCGGCGAGCGTGCCTTCGCCGCGCTGGCGCCCGAGTGGTCCCGGCTGTACCGGCGGTGCGCGACGGCGACCCCGTTCCAGAGCCACGCCTGGCTGCACTCGTGGTGGCTGTCGTACGGCCGTCGCGGCCGGCTGCGGCTGGTGCTGGTCCGGGAGGGCGGCGAACTGGCCGCCGCGGCGCCGCTGATGCGGGTGCGGCGCCCGCTCCCGGCGCTGGTGCCGCTCGGCGGGTGTCTCTCCGACTACGGGGACGTGCTGGTGGACGACGAGCACGGGGACGCGGCCGTGGCCGCGCTCACCGAGGCCCTGTACGCCGCCGCCCGCACCGCCCTGGTCGACCTGCGCGAGGTCCGGCCCGGCGGCGCGGCCGAGCGCGTCCACGACCGCTGGCGCGGGCCGCGGCGCCGGCTGGGCGACTCGCTGTGCCTGGAGCTGCCCGCCGTGCCGATGGCCGAGCTGGTCGCCCGGCTGCCGTCGGCGAAGGCGCAGCAGCGGGTCCGCGCCAAGCTGCGCAAGCTGGACGCCCTCGGGGTGAAGAGCCGCGCCGTCCTGCCGGAGGAGGTGGACGCGGCCCTGGGGCGGCTGCTGGAGCTGCACCGGTTGCAGTGGCAGGGGCGCAAGGTGACGGGCGAGCATCTGAAGCCGCGCTTCCGCGAGCATCTGGTGCGGGCCGTGGGGCCGATGGTCCGCTCGGGGGACGCGGTGGTCACCGAGTTCCGGATGGCCGACGAGGTGGTGGCCGTGGACGTCACCCTGCGGTCACCGGCGCTCGCGGGCGGCTATCTCTACGGCGCCCATCCCCGGCTGCGGGAGTGCAGGGCGGACGTGGCGGTGATGCTGCTGGACGCCTGCGGCAGGCACGTCACGGGCGGGGAGCGGGCGGGCGGCACGCTGAGCCTGCTGCGCGGCAACGAGCCGTACAAGCACCACTGGCGTCCGGAGCCGGTGGTGAACCAGCGGCTGCTGCTGGCCCGGCGGCGCACGGCACCGCTGCTGGCGGCGGCGGCCGGCGGGGACGCGGCGCGGCGGCGGGGCAAGGTGGCGCTGCGGCGGTGGCGGGAGCGCGGGGGCGGCGGCGGGCCGTGA
- a CDS encoding lipopolysaccharide biosynthesis protein: protein MTENVTDDVTDDVTENWNENRSGTRTRGVRAAGAIGTGTARPALPAASAAGRTRATVRARARTLPPWSVLAAGALAGGLLGGGYGLVRTPDYTATSYVVAVPARDADPASALGFAQAYGRVATQVAVLADAQVGAGVPAATLKRSVRTATSPDAPMVAVSATSHRPDLAADMANAVSEALTRHAGNASGSTHVTLRSFARATRPTEPSSAPAGLAGLVGASAGGLLGGLALLVRPRRAAAGSGRAAAVPAPATAADVRGQS from the coding sequence ATGACCGAGAACGTGACCGACGACGTGACCGACGACGTGACCGAGAACTGGAACGAGAACAGGTCCGGGACCCGGACCCGCGGCGTCCGGGCGGCCGGCGCCATCGGAACCGGCACCGCGCGCCCGGCCCTGCCCGCCGCATCCGCCGCCGGCCGCACCCGCGCCACCGTCCGGGCCCGCGCCCGGACCCTGCCGCCCTGGTCGGTCCTGGCCGCCGGCGCCCTCGCCGGCGGCCTGCTCGGCGGCGGCTACGGCCTGGTCAGGACGCCGGACTACACGGCGACGAGTTACGTCGTCGCCGTCCCGGCGCGGGACGCCGACCCGGCGTCCGCCCTGGGCTTCGCACAGGCTTACGGCCGGGTCGCCACACAGGTGGCGGTGCTCGCCGACGCCCAGGTGGGGGCGGGCGTACCGGCCGCGACGCTGAAGCGGAGCGTACGGACGGCGACCTCGCCGGACGCGCCGATGGTCGCGGTCAGCGCCACCTCCCACCGGCCCGATCTGGCCGCCGACATGGCCAACGCCGTCTCCGAGGCGCTGACCCGGCACGCGGGCAACGCCTCCGGCTCCACCCATGTCACCCTCCGCTCGTTCGCGCGCGCCACCCGGCCCACCGAGCCGTCCTCGGCCCCGGCCGGCCTGGCCGGTCTGGTCGGCGCGAGCGCGGGCGGCCTGCTCGGCGGACTCGCGCTGCTGGTGCGGCCGCGCCGGGCCGCCGCCGGCTCCGGCCGGGCCGCCGCCGTACCGGCGCCCGCCACCGCCGCCGACGTGCGCGGGCAGTCGTGA
- a CDS encoding glycosyltransferase, with product MKVLHVITGLGVGGAEQQLRLLLRHLPARCEVVTLTNPGPVADGLRADGVPVVHLGMTGNRDLSALPRLTGLVRAGGYDLVHTHLYRACLYGRLAARLAGVRAVVATEHSLGETQMEGRPLTAGVRALYLTGERLGSTTVAVSPTVAARLRRWGVPASRIEVVPNGIDLARFRFDPVRRHRTRRRLGLPDDAFVVGGIGRLTPGKRFDVLVRALARLPGDCRLLLVGGGPDEHVLRREAREAGVADRVLLTGERPGLPDGSPGPDLPSLACAMDVLASPSPEEAFGLAAVEGLASGLPVLYAACPALEDLPPHTAPAARRVPGGAEEFGRALAEVRAAGPGPRTAPKAARHYCITRSAARLMDVYATALARHSLSPAPQGVSSA from the coding sequence GTGAAGGTCCTGCACGTCATCACGGGCCTCGGCGTCGGCGGCGCCGAGCAGCAGCTACGACTGCTGCTGCGGCACCTTCCCGCGCGGTGCGAGGTGGTGACGCTCACCAACCCGGGCCCGGTCGCCGACGGCCTCCGTGCCGACGGGGTGCCGGTCGTCCACCTCGGCATGACCGGCAACCGCGACCTGTCCGCGCTGCCGCGCCTGACCGGTCTCGTCCGCGCCGGCGGCTACGACCTCGTGCACACCCACCTCTACCGGGCCTGCCTCTACGGCCGCCTCGCCGCGCGCCTGGCGGGCGTCCGCGCGGTCGTCGCCACCGAGCACTCCCTGGGCGAGACCCAGATGGAGGGCCGCCCGCTGACCGCGGGGGTGCGCGCCCTGTATCTGACCGGAGAGCGGCTGGGCTCCACCACGGTCGCCGTCTCCCCGACCGTCGCCGCCCGGCTGCGGCGCTGGGGCGTGCCCGCCTCCCGGATCGAGGTCGTCCCCAACGGCATCGACCTGGCCCGCTTCCGCTTCGACCCGGTCCGGCGGCACCGCACCCGGCGCCGGCTGGGGCTGCCCGACGACGCGTTCGTCGTGGGCGGCATCGGCCGGCTCACCCCCGGCAAGCGGTTCGACGTCCTCGTCCGCGCCCTGGCCCGGCTGCCCGGCGACTGCCGGCTGCTGCTGGTCGGCGGCGGCCCGGACGAACACGTGCTGCGGCGCGAGGCCCGCGAGGCCGGGGTCGCCGACCGGGTGCTGCTCACCGGGGAACGCCCCGGCCTCCCCGACGGCTCCCCGGGCCCCGACCTGCCGTCGCTGGCCTGCGCGATGGACGTGCTCGCCTCGCCGTCCCCCGAGGAGGCGTTCGGACTGGCCGCGGTGGAGGGCCTGGCCTCGGGGCTGCCGGTGCTGTACGCCGCCTGCCCGGCGCTGGAGGACCTGCCCCCGCACACCGCGCCCGCCGCCCGGCGCGTCCCCGGCGGCGCCGAGGAGTTCGGCCGCGCGCTGGCCGAGGTCCGCGCGGCGGGTCCCGGCCCGCGCACGGCACCGAAGGCCGCCCGCCACTACTGCATCACCCGCAGCGCCGCCCGGCTGATGGACGTCTACGCCACCGCCCTGGCGCGGCACTCGTTGTCCCCGGCACCCCAGGGAGTCAGCTCCGCATGA
- a CDS encoding polysaccharide deacetylase family protein gives MYHSVGDCSDDPYRITVTPGRLDAQLGWLRRRGLRGVSLGELLAARARGEGRDLVGLTFDDGYADFVEHALPVLRRRGCGATLFVLPGRLGGVNAWDPLGPRKPLLTADGIRRAAAEGVEIGSHGLTHVDLTRADDATLRAEVARSRALLTELTGTPVAGFCYPYGTVDRRAADAVRDAGYTYGCAIDPGPLTGPYALPRVHVGQRDTAVRLLLKTRLHRLRRRAAEGI, from the coding sequence ATGTACCACTCCGTCGGCGACTGCTCCGACGACCCGTACCGGATCACGGTCACGCCCGGCCGCCTGGACGCGCAGCTCGGCTGGCTGCGGCGGCGCGGGCTGCGCGGGGTGTCCCTGGGCGAGCTGCTCGCCGCGCGCGCCCGGGGCGAGGGCCGGGACCTGGTCGGACTGACCTTCGACGACGGCTACGCCGACTTCGTCGAGCACGCGCTGCCGGTGCTGCGGCGCCGGGGGTGCGGGGCCACCCTGTTCGTCCTGCCGGGCCGCCTCGGCGGCGTCAACGCCTGGGACCCGCTGGGCCCGCGCAAGCCGCTGCTGACCGCCGACGGCATCCGGCGGGCCGCCGCCGAGGGCGTGGAGATCGGGTCGCACGGACTGACCCACGTGGACCTGACGCGGGCGGACGACGCCACCCTGCGCGCCGAGGTCGCTCGGAGCAGGGCGCTGCTCACCGAGCTGACCGGCACCCCGGTCGCCGGTTTCTGCTACCCGTACGGCACGGTCGACCGGCGGGCCGCCGACGCCGTACGGGACGCCGGGTACACCTACGGCTGCGCCATCGACCCGGGCCCGCTGACCGGACCGTACGCCCTGCCGCGGGTGCACGTCGGGCAGCGGGACACCGCCGTGCGGCTGCTGCTGAAGACGCGGCTGCACCGGCTGCGCCGACGCGCGGCGGAGGGGATCTGA
- a CDS encoding lipid II flippase MurJ: MTVTPPRAGDAAAVPAPRTPTAPDAAGGERAAGSPRFLARAALLTAALSVAASVLGLARDQALARLFGAGSETDAFLVAWTVPEFAATLLIEDGLAFALIPMFSLALARRARGAPGDPVRALVTTTLPRLALAFSTVAALAVVLAPQLVRALAPGLPGHDLAVECTRLTATCVLSFGLAGYCSAALRAHRRFLAPAAIYVAYNTGIITAMVVLGDRLGVRSAAVGVAAGGCLMVAAQLPSLLRQLRRRDDAGRPEAATDDGTCPPALALFATVLLFALCRQSQVLIERFLAAGLPAGAISHLNYAQKVAQIPMTLSLMLCTVTFPVVARALAEGDTARARARVERDVALAACVVLLGAATVVACAPQIVEVLFQRGAFTAGDTAATAGVMRVYALGLLGQTVVGALARSYFSAGRASWYPLGAMALGVAATAAIGACAAGPWGATGIAAANAAGITVTAALLLAGMGERSVPIRVRRVLAGLGGPAGAAAGATAAGALAAGRCGPPALGLLVGAVTVTAVFALLGRVLGVQGIAPAAGFLRSVVSRRHPHDCFPRSHRLQRFHRSQRFLHFLRFLRFRGLLRSLRFLRFHRFR, from the coding sequence ATGACGGTGACGCCTCCCCGGGCCGGCGACGCGGCGGCGGTGCCGGCCCCCCGGACCCCCACCGCGCCGGACGCCGCCGGCGGCGAACGGGCCGCCGGCTCCCCGCGCTTCCTCGCCCGCGCGGCCCTGCTCACCGCCGCCCTGTCCGTCGCCGCGTCCGTCCTCGGTCTCGCCCGGGACCAGGCGCTGGCCCGGCTGTTCGGGGCGGGGAGCGAGACGGACGCGTTCCTGGTGGCGTGGACGGTGCCCGAGTTCGCCGCCACGCTGCTGATCGAGGACGGGCTGGCCTTCGCGCTGATCCCGATGTTCAGCCTGGCCCTGGCCCGCCGCGCCCGGGGCGCCCCGGGCGACCCGGTCCGCGCCCTGGTCACCACCACCCTGCCCCGGCTGGCGCTCGCCTTCTCCACGGTCGCCGCGCTGGCCGTCGTCCTCGCGCCCCAACTGGTCCGGGCCCTCGCCCCGGGACTGCCCGGCCACGACCTCGCCGTGGAGTGCACCCGGCTCACCGCGACCTGTGTGCTGAGCTTCGGCCTGGCCGGGTACTGCTCCGCCGCCCTGCGGGCCCACCGCCGGTTCCTGGCGCCGGCGGCCATCTACGTCGCCTACAACACCGGCATCATCACCGCGATGGTCGTGCTCGGCGACCGGCTGGGCGTGCGGTCGGCGGCGGTGGGCGTCGCGGCGGGCGGCTGCCTGATGGTGGCGGCCCAGCTTCCGTCGCTGCTGCGTCAGCTACGGCGGCGGGACGACGCCGGGCGGCCGGAGGCGGCGACGGACGACGGGACGTGCCCGCCTGCCCTCGCCCTGTTCGCCACCGTGCTGCTCTTCGCGCTGTGCCGCCAGTCCCAGGTGCTCATCGAACGGTTCCTCGCCGCCGGGCTGCCCGCCGGTGCCATCTCGCACCTCAACTACGCGCAGAAGGTCGCCCAGATCCCGATGACGCTGTCGCTGATGCTGTGCACGGTCACCTTCCCGGTGGTGGCGCGGGCCCTGGCCGAGGGCGACACCGCGCGGGCCCGCGCCCGGGTGGAGCGGGACGTGGCGCTGGCCGCGTGCGTGGTCCTGCTGGGCGCGGCCACGGTCGTGGCCTGCGCCCCGCAGATCGTCGAGGTGCTCTTCCAGCGGGGCGCGTTCACCGCCGGGGACACCGCGGCGACGGCGGGCGTCATGCGCGTGTACGCCCTGGGGCTGCTCGGCCAGACCGTGGTGGGCGCGCTGGCCCGCTCGTACTTCTCGGCGGGCCGGGCCAGTTGGTACCCGCTCGGCGCGATGGCCCTCGGCGTCGCGGCCACCGCCGCCATCGGCGCGTGCGCCGCCGGGCCCTGGGGCGCGACGGGCATCGCCGCGGCCAACGCGGCCGGCATCACCGTGACCGCCGCGCTGCTGCTCGCCGGGATGGGCGAGCGGAGCGTCCCCATCCGCGTGCGGCGCGTCCTGGCCGGGCTGGGCGGGCCGGCGGGGGCGGCAGCGGGCGCCACCGCGGCGGGCGCGCTGGCCGCGGGCCGGTGCGGGCCGCCCGCCCTCGGCCTCCTCGTAGGTGCCGTGACCGTCACGGCCGTCTTCGCCCTGCTCGGCCGGGTCCTGGGCGTCCAGGGCATCGCGCCCGCTGCCGGTTTCCTCCGTTCCGTCGTCTCCCGAAGGCATCCGCATGACTGCTTCCCTCGATCCCACCGGCTCCAGCGGTTCCACCGGTCCCAGCGATTCCTGCACTTCCTGCGGTTCCTGCGGTTCCGCGGGCTGCTCCGGTCCCTCCGGTTCCTCCGGTTCCACCGGTTCCGCTGA